From Methylobacterium radiodurans, a single genomic window includes:
- a CDS encoding ferredoxin: MRVVVDLNRCQAYAQCVYAAPRHFALHGREALVYDTAPDDADRAEIERAALACPVRAITACADDLAALDEAGR, encoded by the coding sequence TTGAGGGTCGTGGTCGATCTCAACCGGTGTCAGGCCTACGCGCAATGCGTCTACGCGGCGCCGCGCCACTTCGCCCTGCACGGCCGCGAGGCGCTGGTCTACGACACCGCCCCCGACGATGCCGACCGAGCCGAGATCGAGCGCGCCGCGCTGGCCTGCCCGGTCCGGGCGATCACTGCCTGCGCCGACGATTTGGCGGCCCTGGACGAGGCGGGTCGGTGA
- a CDS encoding NAD(P)/FAD-dependent oxidoreductase has protein sequence MSEAPGRVVIVGASLAGLSAAKALRTEGFSGSLVLAGDEPHLPYDRPPLSKQALRGLTSADTTLPQPADLDLEFRLGVPATGLDRAERTVILADGSRLAFDRCLVATGARARPWPNSAEAALDGVFTLRTRDDAERIAARLRDRPGRVVLVGGGFISFEVASVCREMDIPVTVLVRDSLPLAGAVGAPLGSFVAEVARGAGVDLRLDAAIARMQGDARGRLAGLVLEDGDRIETACLVVAIGAERNTAWLDGAGLATDRNGLRCDRFCRALGADGTPADGIFAAGDVAHWPNPHDGGALVAVEHWGNAVAQARTAARNMLAGDAAALVPHDHLPDFWSQQFGLTIKLVGLAAGSDAFAVVRGSMEERRFLAVFGKAGRTVASASVDSARWLPAYRAAILEGAPFPPLPGGVDAPARVAMQSLEEPTR, from the coding sequence GTGAGCGAGGCGCCCGGGCGGGTCGTGATCGTGGGCGCTTCCCTGGCAGGCCTCAGTGCTGCCAAGGCCCTGCGGACCGAGGGGTTCTCCGGCTCGCTCGTCCTCGCGGGCGACGAGCCGCACCTGCCCTACGACCGGCCCCCACTCTCGAAGCAGGCGCTACGCGGGCTTACCTCCGCCGACACCACTCTGCCGCAGCCGGCGGATCTGGATCTCGAGTTTCGGCTTGGCGTGCCCGCCACCGGGCTCGACCGGGCGGAGCGCACCGTGATCCTCGCCGATGGCTCTCGCCTCGCCTTCGACCGCTGCCTCGTTGCGACCGGAGCCCGGGCTCGGCCCTGGCCGAACTCGGCCGAGGCCGCCCTCGACGGCGTCTTCACCCTGCGTACCCGTGACGATGCCGAGCGGATCGCCGCGCGGCTGAGGGACCGTCCGGGTCGCGTCGTGCTGGTCGGCGGCGGCTTCATCAGCTTCGAGGTGGCCTCGGTCTGCCGGGAGATGGACATCCCCGTCACCGTGCTGGTGCGCGACTCGCTACCGCTCGCCGGGGCGGTCGGCGCCCCGCTCGGCAGCTTCGTGGCCGAGGTCGCCCGGGGTGCGGGCGTCGACCTGCGCCTCGATGCGGCCATCGCCCGGATGCAGGGCGACGCGCGGGGGCGCCTCGCCGGCCTGGTGCTGGAGGATGGAGACCGAATCGAAACCGCCTGCCTGGTCGTGGCGATCGGCGCGGAGCGCAACACCGCGTGGCTCGATGGGGCCGGGCTCGCGACCGACCGCAACGGCCTGCGCTGCGATCGGTTCTGCCGGGCTCTGGGGGCCGACGGCACCCCAGCCGACGGGATCTTCGCGGCCGGCGACGTGGCGCACTGGCCGAATCCGCACGACGGCGGTGCGCTGGTGGCCGTGGAGCACTGGGGCAACGCGGTGGCCCAGGCGCGGACGGCCGCCCGCAATATGCTGGCCGGGGACGCCGCCGCACTGGTGCCGCACGACCACCTCCCGGATTTCTGGTCGCAGCAATTCGGGTTGACGATCAAGCTCGTCGGCCTCGCCGCCGGGTCTGACGCCTTCGCGGTGGTACGGGGCTCGATGGAGGAGCGGCGCTTCCTGGCGGTGTTCGGCAAGGCGGGGCGCACGGTCGCCTCGGCCTCGGTCGATTCCGCCCGCTGGCTCCCGGCATACCGGGCGGCGATCCTGGAGGGCGCGCCGTTCCCGCCGCTGCCGGGCGGGGTGGACGCGCCGGCCCGTGTCGCGATGCAGTCCCTGGAGGAACCGACT